A genomic segment from Sparus aurata chromosome 10, fSpaAur1.1, whole genome shotgun sequence encodes:
- the LOC115589217 gene encoding mucin-5AC-like → MEVSPNAHKRKKDESECPILGEEEPADALGNTDPNANWGMEPNFNLNLALPRNPRPSTETSKLHGGNKKDDGNKGGGKPGAKGAVTMETGKSASSPVMSPGERDDPSRQKSKIPALSRSPTVEASLNSRGEHRLKSPNAKHTPTLSPKTHTHSNMAVSPKPHRLEQTMVANSPRTTERVKIQISRAESASVSNPKPHTLTTEVTTKTTNKVTVSPKILTKRKEEGEKEVGLATQSPKTLHLPVSPRVQHQKGDSNVISPKSANRTPTMTAKTPKPAPAGTKSNEQTRNDSRTQNQRADVALLSNKTPQPSSLSPKPSTQRKAPGTRNNNASGSKENLDSQDSSVGSGSKSNSNSKVTTTKDSLDSKIGSDSKPSPITKTTMGSKDSLDSKSGSASKTSLGSKDSLDSKTGSNSKASPNSKSGMGSGDSLDSKTTTEIKESKTSPNPKTVVGSKSGMGSKDNLDPKTQIPELNQSSNSDALSSSKPGPTRSTSKPSLLVSGSNMALVGSVSPSSSRTGLSNNLNTTTSTSKPSPDPKAGSDSSKPGPVRSSSKTALADFLLSPRPNSASRSPGSGPGKTLGSVRAGPNREVLRSPGSAPGSGLLAPLSSSSPKNRTTVAITMKGGSTPEPVAVGYVAVETNLRETPHNTSLTRGLTFDSITKTSLKAGAANEEQHVKLPETRATAAGGSGVSQGAVRGVNLTDKAGLAPHSPLSKPSHLGDTNATTASSTITLSRATGVESKKEEKKKQEMVKQKDGPGSSSSLPPLPQMSTHQPSSKALKETATMTNPSEGLHLQGREQREVGVQVEVEVVERSASTSSSLLRGTPTSSLIGSSSGQSGSLTSPTVPLLCCGPDGEQPLKHICKIDIELRSQSVLPSAVSDKASSLPACLRTYSFQQNPALTSELQHGQSQDRDASADSIWEEDEDKVTREQNKEEEDETVRPQEVAWDKQGMTWEVYGATVDLECLGSAIQSHLETKIREQQKHITTLRKSICSNSSTGICKMKKRKKRRGGILGCCGKAPAVAD, encoded by the exons ATGGAAGTATCCCCAAATGCTCACAAGCGCAAGAAGGACGAATCCGAATGCCCGATTCTAGGGGAGGAGGAGCCTGCAGATGCCCTTGGCAACACAGATCCCAATGCCAACTGGGGGATGGAGCCTAACTTTAACCTCAACCTGGCTTTGCCAAGAAACCCCCGCCCTTCCACGGAGACCTCAAAGCTGCATGGAGGCAACAAAAAGGACGATGGGAATAAAGGAGGTGGGAAACCTGGGGCAAAAGGGGCAGTTACTATGGAAACTGGCAAGTCAGCAAGCAGCCCTGTGATGTCACCAGGGGAAAGAGATGATCCATCACGGCAAAAAAGCAAAATTCCAGCGCTGTCTCGCTCACCAACAGTCGAGGCTTCACTGAACAGCAGAGGCGAGCATCGGCTGAAATCCCCCAACGCCAAACACACTCCGACACTCAGCCCCAAGACGCACACGCACAGCAACATGGCTGTAAGTCCAAAACCCCACCGGTTGGAACAAACGATGGTCGCCAACAGCCCCAGAACGACTGAAAGAGTCAAAATACAAATATCAAGAGCGGAATCTGCAAGTGTCTCTAACCCCAAACCACATACACTGACAACTGAAGTGACAACAAAGACTACAAATAAAGTAACAGTTAGCCCAAAAATACtaacaaaaaggaaagaagagggtGAAAAAGAAGTTGGCCTCGCTACACAGTCACCTAAAACACTTCATCTTCCTGTTAGCCCGAGAGTCCAGCATCAGAAAGGAGATTCAAACGTTATCAGCCCAAAATCGGCCAATCGAACCCCAACAATGACGGCCAAAACCCCAAAACCAGCCCCAGCAGGCACAAAGTCGAATGAGCAGACCAGAAATGACTCAAGAACTCAAAATCAGAGGGCTGATGTGGCTCTGCTCAGCAACAAGACCCCTCAACCTAGTTCTCTGAGTCCTAAACCGTCCACTCAGAGGAAAGCCCCTGGGACCAGAAACAATAATGCATCAGGTTCTAAGGAAAATCTTGATAGCCAAGATTCAAGTGTTGGTTCTGGATCCAAATCCAATTCAAATTCTAAAGTGACAACAACCAAGGACAGTCTTGATTCAAAAATTGGCTCAGATTCCAAACCCAGTCCCATCACGAAAACCACAATGGGCTCCAAAGACAGTCTGGATTCTAAAAGTGGCTCTGCTTCCAAAACCAGTTTGGGATCAAAAGACAGCTTAGACTCCAAAACTGGCTCCAATTCCAAAGCCAGTCCCAATTCTAAGTCTGGGATGGGTTCCGGAGATAGCCTTGATTCTAAAACTACAACAGAAATCAAGGAAAGCAAAACCAGTCCAAATCCAAAGACAGTTGTGGGTTCTAAATCTGGAATGGGGTCAAAGGACAACCTGGATCCTAAAACGCAGATTCCCGAGTTAAATCAAAGCTCTAATTCTGATGCCCTCTCCAGTTCTAAACCTGGTCCAACACGTTCAACTTCTAAACCatctctgctggtctctggCTCCAACATGGCCCTCGTTGGATCTGTCTCCCCATCGTCCTCTAGAACTGGTCTGTCTAACAACCTCAACACCACAACCTCCACTTCCAAACCCAGTCCTGATCCTAAAGCTGGTTCGGATTCTTCCAAACCTGGACCAGTTCGATCGAGTTCAAAGACAGCTCTGGCAGATTTTTTGCTCTCTCCTAGACCAAATTCAGCAAGTAGGAGTCCTGGGTCTGGTCCTGGTAAAACTCTTGGTTCTGTTCGAGCTGGACCAAACAGGGAGGTCCTGAGGAGTCCTGGTTCTGCTCCAG GTTCTGGTCTGCTGGCTCCTCTGTCCAGCTCCAGCCCCAAAAACAGAACCACTGTTGCCATCACAATGAAGGGAGGATCCACACCAGAGCCTGTGGCAGTTGGATATGTTGCTGTGGAAACTAACCTCAGAGAGACACCCCATAATACCAGTCTTACTCGGGGCCTCACCTTTGATTCGATCACTAAGACATCGTTGAAAGCAGGTGCTGCCAATGAGGAGCAGCACGTGAAACTGCCGGAGACCAGAGCAACAGCTGCAGGAGGATCGGGGGTATCCCAGGGGGCCGTGCGAGGGGTAAATTTGACTGATAAGGCAGGGTTGGCGCCGCACAGCCCGCTGAGCAAACCAAGTCACCTGGGAGACACAAATGCCACCACCGCTAGTAGCACCATCACGTTGTCAAGGGCAACGGGTGTAGAGAGTaagaaggaagagaagaagaagcaggagatGGTTAAACAGAAAGATGGTCCCGGgagttcttcttctctgcctcctcttcctcagatGTCTACTCATCAACCGAGCTCCAAGGCCCTAAAGGAGACTGCCACCATGACCAACCCCAGTGAGGGGCTCCATCTGCAGggaagagagcagagagaggtgggTGTCcaagtggaggtggaggtggtcgaGCGCTCGGCATCCACCAGCTCCAGCCTGCTCAGGGGAActcccacctcctctctgattggctcttcTAGCGGTCAGTCAGGTAGTTTGACCTCACCGACGGTCCCGTTGCTGTGCTGCGGCCCTGACGGTGAGCAACCACTCAAGCATATCTGCAAGATCGACATAGAGCTGCGCAGCCAGTCGGTGCTTCCCTCTGCTGTGTCTGACAAGGCGAGTTCCCTCCCCGCCTGCCTACGTACATACAGCTTCCAGCAGAACCCAGCCCTCACATCAGAGCTTCAACACGGACAAAGCCAAGACAGAGACGCGAGTGCAGACAGCATctgggaggaggatgaggacaaAGTAACAAGGGAGCAAaacaaggaggaagaggatgagacGGTGAGGCCACAGGAGGTGGCGTGGGACAAACAGGGGATGACGTGGGAGGTGTACGGCGCCACGGTGGACCTGGAGTGCCTCGGCTCGGCGATCCAGTCCCACCTGGAGACAAAGATTCgggagcagcagaaacacatcaCCACTCTGAGGAAGTCCATCTGCTCCAACAGCAGCACCGGAATTTgtaagatgaagaagaggaagaagaggcgaGGAGGGATTCTGGGATGCTGCGGGAAGGCGCCGGCTGTGGCAGACTAG